In Entelurus aequoreus isolate RoL-2023_Sb linkage group LG13, RoL_Eaeq_v1.1, whole genome shotgun sequence, a genomic segment contains:
- the LOC133663221 gene encoding frizzled-7-like produces the protein MAARSTTSSVLVRIMWLLCGVSFTPASAQHYNSESGISIPEHGFCQPISIPLCTDIAYNQTIMPNLLGHTNQEDAGLEVHQFYPLVKVQCSADLKFFLCSMYAPVCTVLEQAIPPCRSLCERARMGCEALMNKFGFQWPERLRCEAFPVHGAGEICVGQNTSEPSSPGSSSSPYAPELVTLHPSMGRPKPPLHNQQHEFSCPLQLEVPSYLGYKFMGVKDCGAPCEPAKPTGIMYFREDEVKFGRLWVGIWSILCCVSTLFTVLTYLVDMRRFRYPERPIIFLSGCYFMVAVAYAAGFFLEDKVVCVDKFKDDGYRTVAQGTKKEGCTILFMVLYFFGMASSIWWVILSLTWFLSAGMKWGHEAIEANSQYFHLAAWAVPAIKTITILAMGQVDGDVLTGVCFVGIFNVDALRGFVLAPLFVYLFIGTSFLLAGFVSLFRIRTIMKHDGTKTEKLEKLMVRIGVFSVLYTVPATIVIACYFYEQAFREHWERTWHMQTCKRFAVPCPLHNYAPMTPDFTVFMIKYLMTMIVGITSGFWVWSGKTLQSWRRFYKRLSNGNHGETTV, from the coding sequence ATGGCGGCCAGGTCCACCACTAGCTCTGTGCTTGTGCGGATCATGTGGCTGCTGTGCGGGGTGTCCTTCACCCCGGCGTCTGCCCAACACTACAACAGCGAGAGTGGAATATCGATCCCAGAGCACGGCTTTTGCCAGCCCATTTCCATCCCGCTCTGCACCGACATCGCCTACAACCAGACCATCATGCCGAACCTCCTGGGCCACACCAACCAAGAAGACGCCGGGCTGGAGGTTCACCAGTTCTACCCCTTGGTGAAGGTCCAGTGCTCGGCCGACCTCAAATTCTTCCTCTGCTCCATGTACGCTCCCGTGTGCACGGTTCTGGAGCAAGCCATTCCGCCGTGTCGGTCCCTGTGCGAGCGAGCGCGGATGGGATGCGAAGCCCTGATGAACAAATTCGGCTTCCAGTGGCCGGAGAGGCTCCGCTGCGAGGCGTTCCCCGTCCACGGAGCTGGGGAGATCTGCGTGGGCCAGAACACGTCGGAGCCCAGCAGCCCGGGCTCGTCGTCGTCCCCGTACGCACCCGAGCTGGTGACCCTTCACCCCAGCATGGGCCGACCCAAGCCTCCCCTGCACAACCAGCAGCACGAGTTCTCCTGCCCGCTGCAACTGGAGGTTCCGTCCTACCTGGGATATAAATTCATGGGGGTCAAAGACTGCGGGGCTCCTTGTGAACCCGCCAAGCCCACCGGGATCATGTATTTCCGGGAGGACGAGGTGAAATTTGGCCGTCTCTGGGTCGGCATCTGGTCCATCCTGTGCTGTGTGAGCACTTTGTTCACCGTGCTCACCTACCTGGTGGACATGAGGCGCTTTCGATACCCAGAGCGGCCGATAATCTTTTTATCTGGCTGCTATTTCATGGTGGCTGTGGCGTACGCCGCCGGCTTCTTCCTGGAGGACAAAGTTGTTTGTGTGGATAAATTCAAGGATGACGGCTACAGGACTGTGGCCCAGGGGACAAAAAAGGAGGGGTGCACCATTCTCTTCATGGTCTTGTACTTTTTTGGAATGGCCAGCTCCATCTGGTGGGTGATTCTGTCCCTCACATGGTTCCTGTCAGCAGGCATGAAATGGGGCCATGAAGCAATCGAAGCCAACTCGCAGTATTTCCACTTGGCTGCATGGGCCGTCCCCGCCATCAAGACCATCACCATCCTGGCCATGGGCCAAGTGGATGGCGACGTTCTGACCGGAGTATGTTTCGTGGGGATCTTCAACGTGGACGCCCTGAGGGGCTTCGTCCTGGCTCCGCTATTTGTCTACCTGTTTATCGGAACGTCCTTCCTCCTGGCCGGCTTTGTGTCCCTCTTCCGGATCCGTACCATCATGAAGCACGACGGCACCAAGACGGAGAAGCTGGAGAAGCTGATGGTCCGCATCGGCGTGTTCAGCGTGCTGTACACGGTGCCGGCCACCATCGTCATCGCCTGCTACTTCTACGAGCAGGCCTTCCGGGAGCACTGGGAGAGGACCTGGCACATGCAGACGTGCAAACGCTTCGCCGTGCCCTGTCCGCTCCACAACTATGCCCCCATGACCCCCGACTTCACCGTCTTCATGATCAAATACCTGATGACCATGATCGTCGGGATCACCTCTGGCTTCTGGGTCTGGTCCGGCAAGACCCTGCAGTCGTGGAGGAGGTTCTACAAGCGCCTTAGCAACGGTAACCACGGGGAAACGACAGTGTGA
- the LOC133663222 gene encoding frizzled-7-like isoform X1: protein MQERQAMLLLLCGMSSFSPVIADGLSERRVGACQPVSIPQCADVPYNQTIMPNLLGHNNQEEAALAMRSFQPLLSSGCSAELTFFLCAAYAPVCTVLEEAVPPCRGLCESVRRGCAARIAEGGVQWPDRLRCEELPVEGSLCVGNTT, encoded by the exons ATGCAGGAAAGGCAGGCG ATGTTGTTGCTGCTGTGCGGGATGTCGAGCTTCTCTCCCGTTATTGCCGACGGACTCTCGGAGCGGCGTGTCGGTGCGTGCCAGCCGGTCTCCATCCCGCAGTGCGCCGACGTGCCCTACAACCAGACCATCATGCCGAATCTCCTGGGCCACAACAACCAGGAGGAGGCGGCGCTGGCGATGCGCTCCTTCCAGCCGCTGCTGAGCTCCGGTTGCTCGGCGGAGCTCACGTTCTTCCTGTGCGCGGCGTACGCGCCGGTGTGCACCGTGCTGGAGGAGGCCGTCCCGCCGTGTCGGGGGCTGTGCGAGTCGGTGCGGCGAGGATGCGCGGCCCGCATAGCCGAAGGAGGCGTCCAGTGGCCGGACAGACTTCGATGCGAGGAACTCCCCGTGGAAGGAAGCCTGTGCGTGGGCAACACCACCTAA
- the LOC133663222 gene encoding frizzled-7-like isoform X2 produces the protein MLLLLCGMSSFSPVIADGLSERRVGACQPVSIPQCADVPYNQTIMPNLLGHNNQEEAALAMRSFQPLLSSGCSAELTFFLCAAYAPVCTVLEEAVPPCRGLCESVRRGCAARIAEGGVQWPDRLRCEELPVEGSLCVGNTT, from the coding sequence ATGTTGTTGCTGCTGTGCGGGATGTCGAGCTTCTCTCCCGTTATTGCCGACGGACTCTCGGAGCGGCGTGTCGGTGCGTGCCAGCCGGTCTCCATCCCGCAGTGCGCCGACGTGCCCTACAACCAGACCATCATGCCGAATCTCCTGGGCCACAACAACCAGGAGGAGGCGGCGCTGGCGATGCGCTCCTTCCAGCCGCTGCTGAGCTCCGGTTGCTCGGCGGAGCTCACGTTCTTCCTGTGCGCGGCGTACGCGCCGGTGTGCACCGTGCTGGAGGAGGCCGTCCCGCCGTGTCGGGGGCTGTGCGAGTCGGTGCGGCGAGGATGCGCGGCCCGCATAGCCGAAGGAGGCGTCCAGTGGCCGGACAGACTTCGATGCGAGGAACTCCCCGTGGAAGGAAGCCTGTGCGTGGGCAACACCACCTAA